One window from the genome of Cucumis melo cultivar AY chromosome 12, USDA_Cmelo_AY_1.0, whole genome shotgun sequence encodes:
- the LOC103499860 gene encoding protein FAF-like, chloroplastic — protein sequence MAACGSLQHIFENPLPENPTLLEHLSSWNQIMPLKPTEPSSFTEIFGELHFKESFVPHSFSSLSSLTESSNSTSAADDLWKEPLSNGEREPSNFHRKSNSFSSTNSESLQLCTEGLGYESLDDVEDLKGVMDEKEWHKEDEEERTLKKQIQYPNLKPGMINRTKSANMEDFPPPISCMGKSGKPWVGFKSYRYGGRFILKEVRVPTHEFLHASRENGRLKLHILVPNEQTREGEDEADDNHENCENTIGKCKVETRP from the coding sequence ATGGCTGCCTGTGGAAGCCTGCAACACATTTTCGAAAACCCATTACCTGAAAATCCAACCCTTCTTGAACACCTCTCATCATGGAACCAGATAATGCCCTTGAAGCCGACCGAACCATCGTCATTTACAGAGATCTTTGGAGAGCTTCATTTCAAAGAGAGTTTTGTTCCCCATTCTTTTTCGTCATTGTCGTCTTTGACAGAATCATCGAACTCTACATCTGCTGCTGATGACCTGTGGAAAGAACCGTTGTCAAATGGTGAGCGTGAACCGTCCAACTTCCATAGGAAAAGCAATAGCTTCTCGTCGACCAATTCTGAAAGCTTGCAACTTTGCACAGAAGGGCTTGGATATGAAAGCTTAGATGATGTTGAGGATTTGAAAGGGGTGATGGATGAAAAGGAATGGCACAAGGAGGATGAAGAGGAAAGGACCTTAAAAAAACAGATTCAGTACCCAAATTTGAAGCCTGGAATGATTAACAGGACAAAATCAGCAAATATGGAAGATTTTCCTCCACCAATTTCTTGTATGGGAAAGAGTGGGAAGCCTTGGGTTGGTTTCAAATCTTATAGGTATGGTGGAAGGTTTATATTGAAGGAAGTGAGAGTTCCCACCCATGAATTTCTACATGCTTCCAGAGAAAATGGACGTTTGAAACTGCATATTCTTGTACCAAATGAGCAGACCAGAGAAGGCGAGGATGAGGCTGACGACAACCACGAGAACTGTGAAAATACTATTGGGAAATGCAAGGTTGAAACTAGGCCATGA
- the LOC103499840 gene encoding N-carbamoylputrescine amidase, with protein MVTPRKAVAVSAVQFACTDDISTNVNTAERLVRSAHAKGANIILIQELFEGYYFCQAQREDFIQRAKPYKGHPTIFRMQQLAKELGVVIPVSFFEEANNAHYNSIAIIDADGSDLGLYRKSHIPDGPGYQEKFYFNPGDTGFKVFQTKFAKIGVAICWDQWFPEAARAMVLQGAEILFYPTAIGSEPQDQGLDSCDHWKRVMQGHAGANVVPLVASNRIGREIIETEHGKSTITFYGNSFIAGPTGEIVAAANDKDEDVLVAEFDLDKIKSKRHAWGVFRDRRPELYKVLLTLDGINPIL; from the exons ATGGTGACGCCAAGAAAAGCGGTTGCAGTTTCAGCCGTGCAATTTGCCTGTACGGACGATATCTCTACTAATGTTAACACAGCCGAAag GCTGGTTAGATCAGCTCATGCAAAGGGTGCAAACATAATACTAATTCAG GAACTGTTTGAAGGTTACTACTTTTGCCAGGCACAAAGGGAGGATTTTATTCAACGAGCGAAGCCTTATAAAGGCCATCCTACAATTTTTAG GATGCAACAACTTGCAAAAGAGTTAGGTGTGGTAATTCCTGTTAGTTTCTTTGAGGAAGCTAATAATGCCCATTATAACTCCATAGCCATAATTGATGCTGATGGGTCAGATCTTGGACTTTACCGAAAGTCCCATATCCCGGATGGACCAG GCTACCAGGAGAAGTTCTACTTTAATCCTGGTGACACTGGGTTTAAA GTTTTCCAGACAAAGTTTGCAAAAATTGGAGTTG CAATTTGCTGGGATCAGTGGTTTCCCGAGGCAGCAAGAGCAATGGTTCTTCAAGGTGCGGAGATATTGTTTTATCCAACAGCTATTGGTTCCGAACCTCAAGATCAAGGACTTGACTCTTGTGATCACTGGAAACGCGTAATGCAAGGGCACGCTGGTGCTAATGTG GTGCCGTTGGTGGCTTCAAACCGCATTGGAAGAGAGATTATCGAGACAGAACATGGAAAAAGCACGATCACGTTTTATGGGAACTCTTTTATAGCAG GACCAACTGGAGAAATTGTTGCTGCTGCTAATGATAAAGATGAAGATGTTTTGGTAGCAGAGTTTGATCTGGATAAAATCAAGTCCAAGAGACATGCTTGGGGAGTATTTCGCGATCGCCGACCAGAGCTATACAAGGTGCTTCTGACTTTAGATGGCATCAACCCCATTTTGTAA